The Gloeobacter morelensis MG652769 genome contains the following window.
GCGTGGGGCGCGCTGCATAACCCTCTCCGGCTGCAAGACAGGGTGCTGAATTGAGCGGCCTGTTGCACGTCGCCGCAAAGAGTACGGGCGCGGCCCGGACGGTGTTTGCATGTGGCCATGCAAACATTTGCAGGGTGTGAGGACTCATGACCAACGGCACGCAACATCGGATCGACGGAAAACAGCGTGTGCAGATTCTCACGCTGTACGGTGCGGCCCGCCGCGTGGCCGCGCGTCATTTCAACGATTACGACGCGGATGTTGCGGCGATGTATTGGGTCGGCCTGCATGTCTCGGCGGTGCTGAAACTGCGTTCGCCGCTCATCCGGCTGGCGGTGGTGCTTGAACGCGAGCCGTATTCTTTGGTGAGCAGCATCGGCGCGTTTCAGGCGCTCAAAGCCCGCGAACCCGTTACGTGCGAACGGGCGTACCCTGAGTTTCTGGGGCTGTACGATGAAATGACGCGAAGGCCGCTTCGCGCGGTCGGCTAAAGCGGGCGGGAAAGCGCGGCGGTCCGCGCTTTCGCCCATGCTTTCAGTGTTGCCAGAAGATATGCACTTCCTCGAAGCCCGTTTCGATGGCGAGGATATCGCACATGGCCAAATCGCGGCCCATGCGCTCCCAGTCGATGTAATATTGCAGGTTCTCCGGGATTGTCGTGGTTTCCTCGGTGATCTGCTGCACGAAGTCGGCCACGGAGGAATGAACGCCGCAATAGCGGTCCTCCAGCGCCTCCTTGGCCTCTTCAAGATCGCCGAAATATTCGACCAGCTTCCCGGCAATCGCGCCGTGTTCCTCAATGAACGCGGCCAGCTCGGCAACGCGCTGCACACTCTCGTATTCACTCAGGGAAACGCCTTCAAAGCCCTCATAGTCATGGATGGCGTGTTCTTCGGCTCCTTGGATCGGGGACGCGGCCAGCATGGCCTTGATGCCGTCCCAGATATGATCTTCGCCAAGCGTGGCGTCGATCCAGCGCCCGTGCTGGATGCCGTTATTGTACGCGGCGAGACACGCCGCATAGATGCGGATCGTTGCGTCTTCGCCGCCCACCGGATGGATTCCGGGTGGCAATTCAGCCAACGCGAAGCCTTGCGCGGTTCGGCTGGCTTTCTCCGCTTCGGAAGCATCGCAGGTCAGCTTGATCCAGATGCCATTTGCATAATCGGGGTGACGGCCCCAGAGGATCGTGTTCGTCATCGGAAGGTTTCCTTTCAATAGGAAGGGGTTGCTCATGCAACCCTGCCTTCCGGCGAGGATGGGGTTAGCAAGCGCAAGGAGGCTCCGAACGAGGGTCCGCGCCAACGGCGTGGATGCGTTGGGATGCCTTGCGTGCGCGAGGGGCGAAGCCCCATAGCTTTTGAATTTTCTTATTGCGCGAAGGATCGAAGCCGGATGGCGGAGACGCTGGCGGCTCCGTTCACGAGAGCCTGACCGGGCTTGCCTGACGCGCGCCAAAACAATGAAAAACGCTATTTCTTTGCGTTGCTCCGCTGATTGAGCAACCACGTCCACAATTCAGGCTTCGCATAGACAGTCGGCCCGATATCGTGTCCCCGGCCAGAAAGAGAGTTGAAGCGCGCGGCCACGCCGCGAGCCTTCAATTCTGCCGCCAATGTGCGGCTGTGCGCGAAGGGCATGGCGGGATCGGCGGTGCCATGCAGAATCCAGAGGGGATCGTTGACATGCCGCGTCTGCGCGCCATCCCACAATCCAGCGCTGGCGATGCCCGCCGCGAAGCGGTCGGGGTATCGTTCAAGCGCGCCCATGACGCCCGCTGCGCCCGTTGAATGCCCGACGATATAAACGCGGCTGCGGTCAATCGAATAGGACGCCGTAATCGCGTCAATCCCCGCCATGACCTGCGCAAGGTGGTCTGGGTAGGGAATATTCCGCTTCATCCGGTAAGCCGGATTCTCCGGTGTGGCCCAGAATGCGCGCGCGGGCGCGATCGGAACCATGACAAACGCAGGAAAGTTTTTGCGGAAGGACGCAGACGCCAACGCCTCGGCGGCGTAGATGCGGCTGCTGACGCCATGCAGTGCGACCACGAGCGGATAGGATTGCCTCGGGTCATACCCTTCGGGCGTCATCAGGAAATAGGAGCCTACAAAAGGAAACGTCCCGCTCCATGAGACGTGCCGTTCGTAAAGTTGCGGCGCGGCGCTGATGCTCTCCGGGACGCGGTACAGATGCGAGAACTCGTTGATGGCGGCAAAGATCAGGATCAGCACCGCAAAGGCGTTAATCGCCCGGTCAAAAAGACTTCGCTTGGGTTTCTGCGGCTTCGCGTCCATCGGGCCATACGGGCGGACAGGCACTCACTCGTCCGCCAACGCTCTTAGGCGACAAGAAGCTTGCCGCTGGCCACCAGCGCCGCTTCGTCGGTCATACCCGTCTGGCCTTGAATCGCCGCGATCTGAATGAAGTTGTCGCCGCCGCCGTCCACATCGACAGCCAAGAGGCTGTTTGATCCGCTTGTGGTGATCTGCACAAAGTCCGTGATGATCTCCGTGAGAGGATCGTACTCGTAAAGCACGTCCCGAAGGTCGATTGCATCGTAGCTCGGGTTGAAGTCCTTGATCGTGTCCACGGCGTCAAAGGTTTGGCCTTCAACGAAGCGGAAGGTGTCGTTCCCGTTTCCTCCGGTCAGTTCGTCGGCACCCAGTCCGCCCATCAGGATATCGTTGTCGTTATCGCCAAAAAGCTGATCCGCTCCGGCCCCGCCACTGAGGGTATCGGCTTGTGAACCGCCATAGAGCAAGTCGTCACCATCTCCGCCGTCGATGGTGTCATTGCCGTTATAGCCACGCAGCGTGTCGTTCCCGGCATTGCCTTCAATCGTATCGACGCCGCTTCCGCCGTGGACTTGATCGTCCCCGTCACCCGCATAGAGAAAATTGGCTTGCGCGGTCGTGGAGCCCCGATAGCCGTAGATGATATCGTTGCCGCCGTGCCCGTAGATCGTGTCCACGCCCGAGCCGCCAACATTGACGCCGTAAAGCGTTTCTCCCGCAGAAGTGCCGTTCAGGATAAGATCGTAAGAAGTAAGGGCAACGGTTGAGCTATCGGCAAATTCCAGCGTTTCGATGATATTGCCGATGGTCTGCCCTGAAACGATGATGGAGCCGCCAGCCCCGCCGTCGATCTCAATCTTCACGTTGTCGTTGGATATGCGGAAAACACTGAGGCTGGCCGCCGTGATTCCGGCTCCGAAGACGATGCGGTCCGTGCCGCCCGTATCAGAGAAGGTGTCGTTGCCGTCGCCGTAGTTGAAGACGTAGCGGTCATCCCCTGCGCCGCCCGTCGCGGTATCGTCGCCCGCGCCGCCCACCAGCGTATCGTGCCCGCCATAGCCTGTGAGCGTGTCGTTATCGGCTTCCCCATACAATTCGTCATTGCCGCCGTCGCCGTAGAGCGAGTCATTGCCGTTTCCGCCGTAGAGCCAGTTGACCTTGACATCGGATTCGTTGCCCGCGTCGGCATATAGGATATCGTTGCCGTCCATGCCGAAGATTGTGTCCGATCCTGTTCCCATGCTTCCGGCAAGCATCCCGCGCAGCGTGTCGTTGCCAGACGTTCCGATCAGGGTCTGATCCATCGTTCGCAGATCGAAGGTCGAGGCGTCCGCGAATTTCAGGATTTCCAGATTCCCCAGTTCGACCGTGATCGAACCCGTGCCCGCAGAGGGCAAAATCCCGATGCGCAGAGCTGTGTTTGAAATGCGGATGATTTCGAGGTCGGCGAGCGTGATCCCCGCGCCGAACTCTAGCGTGTCGATATCCGTCCCGGATTCCCAGAGAACATCGTCACCGTGCCCCGCATAAATCTTGTAAAGGTCAGCGCCGCCGTCGCCGTCCAGACGGTCGTTGCCAAGCCCGCCGAACAGAATATCCGCACCGTTTCCACCGGACAGGATATCGTCGCCCAATCCGCCCGAAAGGTCGTCGTTGCCGTTTCCGCCCGTGAGCGTATCGTTGCTGGCGTCGGCAACGAGCGTGTCGTTGCCTGTGGTGCCTTGAAGTGTGTTGCCTGTGTGGGCCGTGCCCAAATGAATATCGAGCGCCCACTGGATACGCTCCAAAAGCTGATCCACGCTGAGTGTGAAATCGCTTGCAGCAAGCGTGTCATTGAGCACCTGCAAATCCCCCGAAGAGAGATTGGCCACGCCTACGGCCTGATCGACAACATTAACCACCTGCAACCAGAAGGCGGTTTTGTCGGAGACAGCATTCGGATCAAGGGATTTAGCAAGCAAGACGTCCAGAGTGTCCTGATTGAATCCGACAAAGCCCACGAAGCCATCTGTAACAGGATTGTAGAACGCGCCACCTGCGAACAACGACAGGCCCGCGCCCTGCGCAATGAGGCGTGCGGAAATGGCGTTCAGGGCAATATCAAACGCTACATCGAGTTGATTGGCCGCAAGGCTACCGGGGTCTTCCAAGATACCCTGTTGTAGAAACTCTTGTCCGAACAATTCTTCCAGAAACTCAAGCTTCCGGGCATCGAGATGCGCGCCCCGGCTGGCCGGGTCCACGCCGTCCACTCCGGCCCAACGGAACATGATGGCTTCCACGTCCGCGAGGACCGAACCATCATCGACAAGCAATTCGTCCAGCGTCTTCCCGGAGAAAGCCGTAAGAAGGCTCAACAGGCTGTCCGGGTCGTTCAGGTCGTTATCTTCGGACGCAGCGATATAGAGGTCCGGTAACGTGCCGTAGCCGCGCTGGTTGAACGTGAACAATGAGGCGAGGTCCAGTGTGTAGTCGCCCACAAAATCCGTGTTGATATCGTCGTACTGGAACCACACGTCCACGATAGCGAGATTCTGCGGGCCGCTTACGCCGTCATCGACGGTGTAGGTCGAGACGTGCGAGATATCGTGTCCCTGATTAGTCTGATTCACCGCTGTTGCGTTTGCGTTGATGGAGACGATGTTGAGCGCCGACAGTGAGAATAGCTCGTTCGCCTCGCTGAGACCGTTTTGGTTCAGGTCGCGCCACACCAGTAGAGCGGCAAAAGCCGTATCACTGGCGTTAATGACGTTATCCGAATTGGAATCGAGCAGGCGCAGGTCTGTAAACCCGTCCTCTGCCACGCTGCCGAACAGTTCGGAATGGTCGGTGATAATCCCGTCGCTATTGGCGTCGATGGCCAAGAACCCGTCATCGGCCTGAACCCACCCGATGGCTTCCGCGAAACCGTCTTGGTCGATATCCCAATAGACGTTGCTGTTTACCAGCGAGACAAGCTCGATGCCGTCCCCATCAAGGTCGAGCACAAGCGGCGAACCGCTATTCCATGCGGCCCAGAACGCATCCCATGCAGCCAAAACAAAGGGCGCGAGGGTTGCGAACGGCGGCGATGTGATCGAAAGGGCGAGAAGAATTGCATCCTGTATATCATTCGCGGCATTAGCGGCTACTGCGGCGAGCGCGTCCGGCAATTGAGTGCCACCCTCGTAAAGCGCAATCAGGTTATTGACCGCCGCTTCAAGGATAGGACCGACTACCCCATAGCCTATCCACTGTAGAGAGCCGTCTTCAGGTTCCGTGCCTTCGTAATCTCTCTCGACCGATAGCCCCTCCCATCCTGCGGATGGTCCATTCCAATCATCGCGGGCCTCTTGGGCCGGATCGAGCACGTTCCCGGACGCATCCATCGGAACATCGTCATTCTCTCTTGCATCGTCGAGGCGTTGTTTGAACTCGTCTTTGACGCGGCGTTGCTTCTCGTCCTCAATCTCCTGCGCGGTCCAGTTCTGCCCTGTGGCGGGATTGATCGAAGACTCGCTTATCCCTTCCGTCTGCATCTGAGTGGCGACCTGTTGCTCGAAGCCCTCGGCTTGCATTTGCGCTGCAATCTCGCGCTCGGTCGCGGCTTCAAGAAGCTTGTCGTTGTTGTGAGCGTCAACGATCAGCTTATCCATCACTGCGTCTAGTTCGGCTTCAGTGTAGTTTTGCCCCGTCGCCGGGTTAATATCGCTTTCCGTAAATTCGTTGTCTTCCATCCACTGCGCGATCAGGCGACCAACTTCGTTATTGTACTGATCCTTCCATTCGTCGCCGTCCTGATCGGTCCCGGCGTATACTCCCGGCGTTTCCTCTTTCAGATCGCCAAGGGTTTTTGCCCAGTCATAACCGTGCTCCCGCGCAATGGACGCGCTCTCATGGGCGTGCGCAATCGCGTTGCGGGCCTTGCCATCAGTGTTTGGGTGAAGGTCGATGCCGTTGGAAACCGCCTCAGCATCGCGGGCCATCCAATCAACCGTTCCACCCCAAATATCATGTAGTAACTTTAGAAAGTCGTCGCTTAAATCTCCTACATCATACGCAAACCCTATCGCATCGGTCATTGATCCTCTCTATTCTTTTTCCCTTATACTCAGAAGTATTTGTAATTCGCCGTTTTCCCATCTTCGGCCGTTCGTACCTGTCGTGAAAAACGCGCGCTCTTTATCGGCGCATTCATGCCTTCCGGGCGCGGCGCCTCGTACCATCTGCACCTTGTCGATCCTGAAATATTCGATCTTGTTGGGCGGATAGATGAAGTAGATTCCCCAGCCAAAATCTTCGAGAAATTTAGTCTCATCCCTTGGACGGTTTATGACCCGTATTTCGTCTTCATGAACTCCCAAAACCCACGCCGCAGTGTCGTATCCTTCCCCTCCGACCCCCGAATCAATGGTGAAGCACACTTTCGTCCAGTCGCCCGGATGAATGTCTGAGACGCGAACCGAATCTCCTTTTTTCTTTATGTGCTGCTTGATCTTCGCCACGAACTCGCGATCCTCTGCGGATGAGTAATCGCCGCACGAAGGCAACAGGAAACCAGCCACGAGAATGAGCGCGGCTTTGCGCGCGTTCTTGCGTCGCCATGCTCGTTGCTGTCGTATCGCTGCTTCTGAAGCCGAGACGTTGGAAACTTCACGTTTGCGAATAGGTGACGTCACGCCTCGAAGTCTTATGTAGTGAAATGAACAGTGCCCTGAGAACTATACGAAAATAGACACTAGGCATTGCAAGCAAAAATTGAAATGACGCGCAAAAACGCAACAAAGTTGCTGTGTTTCGTCTCGCAAAACGCTGCGAAGCATACGCGCGTATTCAACGCGCTTATGGCGCGAAGGGCGGCGCGTTCATCCGGTTCTGTCCAAGGACAATCACGGTGCAATGGTTCTGCGCGCGCGTGATGCCGTTGTAGAGCAAGCGGCGCAGATGCTCAGCGCTGCCTGTCGCCGTGTGCGGCCAAAGCACAATGACGTTCGGAAACTCACGGTTCTTGGCGCGCTGGATTGTCATAACAAGATGACCGCGTTGCTGCCGGAACCCCAGACGCGAACGGTTGCGAACGGACTCCCGGACGAACTCGGTGACTTGCGCGGCAGTGAAGGACGCTTGCCCGTGTGCGCGGCGCAAGCGGTCCATGCGGCTGATGGCTTGCGCGATGGGCGCGTTCCCGGCCAACGGCGTGAGAAGCGCGCGAAGATCGGCATAGGACGCCGTTTCGGGCAAGGCGATGTCGGCCAGCAAGGCGTTTGCTTCTTCGTTATCGTGGCGGTCCCATGAGTGCGGATACGGGCCGAAGGTCGCACCGTTGTTGCGTTGCCACTGTCTTGTTTGCACCGTCGCAAGCGCCGCGCGGATGATCGCGTTGCTTCCGTCCGGCGTGAGAATAACCACCGGACCTTGGCGCTGCGCCATGTCGTTCGCAATCGCCCATGCGAGAAGCCCCGTATTCGCTTGCGTTGCCGCTGCGTCTTGAAGCCGGAAGCCCGCGCCGTTCCATGATGTGCGGTTGTTGAAGGTGTTGGCTGTCAGAACGGTTTTCACATCCCGGCCTTCACGCACGGCCAGCGCGGCGGCCAGCAATCCCTGCTGCGTGGTGCGCCGGACCTGCGTGAGACGGTGCGTCTGTCCTGCGCCTTCAAGCCAACCCATGAGGGGCGCGGTATCGCGTCCGTTGTGAAGGCATTGGAAGGCGTCCGCCGCCGCGACGATCCGGCAGGAGGGCGCAAGCCCTTGCAGAACGCGCATCCGGTGTTCGTCGAGGTCTTGCGCTTCATCGACCAGAACGAGCGGGAAGCTCCGCGCCACCCACTGCCGGACAGATTCATTTTCCAGAAGTGAGGCGGCCAGCGCGCACGGCCCGTCAAATTCACTCAGAGCGTCGGCTTGCGTCTGCATGGCGGGCGTAATCAGGCTCCTGCGCCGCGCAGCCAGCGTCCGGGCGAACACGTCAAACGTCTGGCAATCGAAGCGCCGGCGGAAGGCCGGGTTCTCGCCAAGGCGCGCATCCAGACGGCGGCGCGCGCCGTTCATGAAGGTGAGCGCCAAGAGCTTATGGCCATCGCCCAGCACTCCGCCCTGAACGATCTCTCCCGCGCAGCCCACCAGATTGTGGGTCTTTCCTGTCCCCGCCGCGCCCTCGAAGAAATCGAACGTCATGCAGGCACAAACCGGAAGACGTGCATGTCGGCGGTCGAGTCCGCCGCCATCCGGGTAAAGAGCGGTGTGTTGGCGCTCAAAGGATCGCGCAGCACTTCGCACAAGGCATTGAGCACCTGAGCGGCGCGCGCACGGCAAGCCGCATTGCCCATGAGGGTGACGGCGGCGCTCTCATGGGTGGGTGCCTAGGATTTCTGGGTGAGCAGATGAGCGGTGAGTGCCTGAGCGTCGGCGAAGTTCGTTCCCAAAGCTGTGCCCAGCGCGACCAGCATCGCGGCTTCGTCTGCTCCCGCAATCCATGAAACCACATGCTCCATCGCCCAGCCTTGTGGCCAGAAAACAGCGGCGCGCGGCGGCGGGTTACTGGTCTTCACCGCATCGAAATAGCCGCGCCCGTCATTGTCGCCGTCCACGAGGATGCAGGGCCGTGCGTGAACGGCGCTCACAAGCGCGAATGTGTCGGCAATCTTCGCGTCGATGGTCGGCACGACGCCAACAAAGGTGGAGAGAAGCGGCGCGCCGTCTCCCGCGTCCTGCCAGCCTTGATGCAGTTCAAGGGCGGTTTGCAGCGCCTCAAGCCATGCCACATCCGAAACCCCTTCGGGGATCAGGACGCAATCGTGCATGAGCGCGCCCACCAGCTTCTGCCGCCATGCAAAGAGCAAGTGCTGCTGGTGGTTGGTCGGCTGCGCGGGAACGGGGTCCATGAGCGGCTTGGCGTTCAGGACGCCGCTGCGTGTTTCGATAAAGAGCGTATCGGGCGCGGGGAACATCGCGGCCACGATGGGCGAATGCGTGGTCACGATGGTCTGGTTACAGAGCGCATTGAGGCGGTTGACCAGCCGCTTTTGCTGCGAAGGCTGGATGTGAAGCTCCGGTTCCTCGACGGCCAGCACGAAGGACTGGCCCGTTTCCGCGCGCGCCTTGCCGAACTGCATGAGCAAGAGAAGGCTTTGCAGCGAGACAAGCCCCGTGCCCTGCCGCTGTGAGGGAAGGGTTGGCCCCATGCCGTGCGCGAAGTGCGGGACCACGCTTTCCAGAACGGAGTCGCTGTCGGTTGAAGTCAAACGCAACTGGAGTCGGGGTGCGCTGGCCATAAGCGCGCGCAACTCGTCATTGGCCGCGCCGACAATCTCGGACAGTCCCGGCTGGTCTTCGAGCCGCGTCCCTTCCGGCGGCGTCCAGAGCCGCGCGCGTTCCGCCCGGACGGCCTGCGCGGGCATGTCCCCGCGCGTGGCGACCACGCGGCGGAACAACTCGGACGAAAAGGAAATCCACTTATCCCAAGTGCGCGACGCCGGGACCAGAAAGAAGCCCAACTCTTGGAGAATCTTCGTGTGGATGGTGCGCAGGTGGGCGTCCTCCGCGAACGGATCGCCCAGCGTCGCCTCGTCATCAACAAAGAAGCGGATCGTCTCGGCTTCGAGCTCGTCCAGATCAAACCGCGCGGCGAAGCCAATCTGCACGGCCAGGTCGGTATGCTGCGCGTCCGGCGCGGCGCTCAAGGTCTTGGCGTTGGGATCAAACCATTTCTCAACGCCGCGTTCCGGGCTGAACCAAGAGGAATGGTGCTGCGGGTCGTTCGGTGTGAAGCCCGTGACGGTGGCAATGCAACGGATGCGGGCCTGCTCGTCGGGCGTGCTGCCGTGAAAATCATGCTCGGTGAGGCGGCGCACCAGACGGTCGCGTCCGAACAGCAAGGCCAGCGCCTCGATGATGGTGGTCTTGCCGCTGTTGTTCGGCCCCACCAGCACGGCATGGCGGCCCAGCGTAATGTCCGCCGAAGAGACGCCCCGGAAGCCGGAGATTTTGAGGCGGACAATGTGCATTCCGGCTCCCCCTTGCGTCCGGTGTTACGGAGTGGGCGCTATTCCAGCCCCCGCCTAATCTTCATCGTCTTCCAAAGCCTCATCCGCTGCGCCCAAGCCCGCGAGTATCTGGTTGCGGGCGCGCAAAGTGACGGCATCGGTGGGATCGCCCGCCACGCGGTAGGCTTTGAACACATGCTCGCGGCCCGCATTCGGGTTCGCCACTTGCGTGGTGGCGAGTTCATTCGTGCGCAAATCGAAGCTGTAGGCCACGACAACCTGATCAACTTCGCGCCGCGTAAATGTGCCGACTTCAACAAGATCGGCATCGACTTGATGGCCTTCGGGCACGATCAAGGTACGGCGGTGCGCGGTGCCCTCGGCCAGCGCGAAGGGCGTGGGAGCGACATACATTTTGCGGTCCCGCACCAGAATGTCGCCGTAGCTGCCAAAGCCCCGGAAACTCTTGTTCTTGTGAACGTAGGTGTTGTCGGCGTTGAGCAAGCTGCCGTGGCACAGAACCAAATCAAGGACGGGATAGCGGTTGCCGTCCGGGTTCACCGGATAGCGCCCGAACACGTAATAGACCTGCCGCCCGTTATGCTCTCCGCACGGCACTTGGCTGTTGCAGTCGTAATCGGCTTCGCGGCCCGGATAGGCCAGCCCCTTGAGTTCAAAGCCTTCGGTGAAGCGGACCAGCCGGAAATCCGGGTAGGAATTGCGGCCCGGTGAATCGAAGTTGAGATTCAGCACCTCAAGCCGCCGCTTGAACCAGTTCTGGAAATGAAACTCCTTGTCGCTGCGGCCCTCGCGCTCGATCAACTCGCCGCGTTGGATCGCCTGCACACAGGCTTTGAAAATGGCTGAGGCATTCGACACGCGCTACACCGCTCCCTTCCGTTTGACGGGCTTGTCTGATTGTCCGGTCCCCCCGCCATGTATCCGGTCGATTAGGGCTTCGGTGTCGCCGTTGGCGCTGTCCAGTAGGTGAAGGGCGGTATCCAATGTCGGTGAGCGGGATAGCTGCCGCAGAAGCTGCGCCATGACGATGATCCGCACGTCATTGCGGCTGAGCTTTCGGTTCGCGGCCCGCAAACGGTTGACCTGTTCCTGCGCGGGCGGCGCGACGGTCCCCCAAAGATCGCCGTTCCAGCGGTGCGTCTCAAGCTTTGAGCGCTTGCGGCAGACAAGGATGATATCGAGGTCAATCGGCTCCTTGGCCTGCTGCTTGGGCATGGCCACGGACATTTCGGCCTTGATCGGATGAGCGGCGGTGATGCCGAACCCCGCTTGCATGAGCGCCTGCAAGACGCAGCGCCAGCCCTCTTGCCGTGAGTGATGGTAGGTGAAGGCCAGCAAGCCATCGTCTTTCAGGACGCGGTGTGTTTCCTCCCAAACCGAAGCCAGACGATCTGTAAACTCATTGCCGTCCGCGTTCTGCACTTCGCGGTCGGAGCGCGTGGTATCCGTGACGCGGGTGCCGTTCTCTCCGAGAATGTGCCGCTGCCAGACATGGAAGAAGTCGGCGAGTTGCGAGTAATGTACGTTGTCGAAGAAGGGCGGATCGGTCAAAACCACGTCCACCGAACGGCCCGGCAGGTCGGTAGACCCGGAATCCCCGCAGGACAGATAAACGCGCGCATCCCTTGCGAACGCGGTGTAGTCGTCGGCGACAGGCGCGCCGATTTTCTCGGACAGGCCGAAGACTTTCTCGGTCTTGCTGCCTTTGCTCACCCGCAATTCAAAGGGATCGTCGGCGTAGTCGAGCGCGCGGCGGATACGGCCCTCGAACATCGTTGAGAATGAGCCGGAGCTTTTTGCGGTGCCCCAAAGGTTGGCTTCAAGCGGCACACGCTCGGGCTTCAAGATGTGGTGCGCGAACATGTGGCGCACCGCGCCCGTCCCCTCGCCCTTGTAAGA
Protein-coding sequences here:
- a CDS encoding antirestriction protein ArdA; translation: MGGEDATIRIYAACLAAYNNGIQHGRWIDATLGEDHIWDGIKAMLAASPIQGAEEHAIHDYEGFEGVSLSEYESVQRVAELAAFIEEHGAIAGKLVEYFGDLEEAKEALEDRYCGVHSSVADFVQQITEETTTIPENLQYYIDWERMGRDLAMCDILAIETGFEEVHIFWQH
- a CDS encoding prolyl oligopeptidase family serine peptidase → MDAKPQKPKRSLFDRAINAFAVLILIFAAINEFSHLYRVPESISAAPQLYERHVSWSGTFPFVGSYFLMTPEGYDPRQSYPLVVALHGVSSRIYAAEALASASFRKNFPAFVMVPIAPARAFWATPENPAYRMKRNIPYPDHLAQVMAGIDAITASYSIDRSRVYIVGHSTGAAGVMGALERYPDRFAAGIASAGLWDGAQTRHVNDPLWILHGTADPAMPFAHSRTLAAELKARGVAARFNSLSGRGHDIGPTVYAKPELWTWLLNQRSNAKK
- a CDS encoding calcium-binding protein, encoding MTDAIGFAYDVGDLSDDFLKLLHDIWGGTVDWMARDAEAVSNGIDLHPNTDGKARNAIAHAHESASIAREHGYDWAKTLGDLKEETPGVYAGTDQDGDEWKDQYNNEVGRLIAQWMEDNEFTESDINPATGQNYTEAELDAVMDKLIVDAHNNDKLLEAATEREIAAQMQAEGFEQQVATQMQTEGISESSINPATGQNWTAQEIEDEKQRRVKDEFKQRLDDARENDDVPMDASGNVLDPAQEARDDWNGPSAGWEGLSVERDYEGTEPEDGSLQWIGYGVVGPILEAAVNNLIALYEGGTQLPDALAAVAANAANDIQDAILLALSITSPPFATLAPFVLAAWDAFWAAWNSGSPLVLDLDGDGIELVSLVNSNVYWDIDQDGFAEAIGWVQADDGFLAIDANSDGIITDHSELFGSVAEDGFTDLRLLDSNSDNVINASDTAFAALLVWRDLNQNGLSEANELFSLSALNIVSINANATAVNQTNQGHDISHVSTYTVDDGVSGPQNLAIVDVWFQYDDINTDFVGDYTLDLASLFTFNQRGYGTLPDLYIAASEDNDLNDPDSLLSLLTAFSGKTLDELLVDDGSVLADVEAIMFRWAGVDGVDPASRGAHLDARKLEFLEELFGQEFLQQGILEDPGSLAANQLDVAFDIALNAISARLIAQGAGLSLFAGGAFYNPVTDGFVGFVGFNQDTLDVLLAKSLDPNAVSDKTAFWLQVVNVVDQAVGVANLSSGDLQVLNDTLAASDFTLSVDQLLERIQWALDIHLGTAHTGNTLQGTTGNDTLVADASNDTLTGGNGNDDLSGGLGDDILSGGNGADILFGGLGNDRLDGDGGADLYKIYAGHGDDVLWESGTDIDTLEFGAGITLADLEIIRISNTALRIGILPSAGTGSITVELGNLEILKFADASTFDLRTMDQTLIGTSGNDTLRGMLAGSMGTGSDTIFGMDGNDILYADAGNESDVKVNWLYGGNGNDSLYGDGGNDELYGEADNDTLTGYGGHDTLVGGAGDDTATGGAGDDRYVFNYGDGNDTFSDTGGTDRIVFGAGITAASLSVFRISNDNVKIEIDGGAGGSIIVSGQTIGNIIETLEFADSSTVALTSYDLILNGTSAGETLYGVNVGGSGVDTIYGHGGNDIIYGYRGSTTAQANFLYAGDGDDQVHGGSGVDTIEGNAGNDTLRGYNGNDTIDGGDGDDLLYGGSQADTLSGGAGADQLFGDNDNDILMGGLGADELTGGNGNDTFRFVEGQTFDAVDTIKDFNPSYDAIDLRDVLYEYDPLTEIITDFVQITTSGSNSLLAVDVDGGGDNFIQIAAIQGQTGMTDEAALVASGKLLVA
- a CDS encoding ATP-binding domain-containing protein, which translates into the protein MTFDFFEGAAGTGKTHNLVGCAGEIVQGGVLGDGHKLLALTFMNGARRRLDARLGENPAFRRRFDCQTFDVFARTLAARRRSLITPAMQTQADALSEFDGPCALAASLLENESVRQWVARSFPLVLVDEAQDLDEHRMRVLQGLAPSCRIVAAADAFQCLHNGRDTAPLMGWLEGAGQTHRLTQVRRTTQQGLLAAALAVREGRDVKTVLTANTFNNRTSWNGAGFRLQDAAATQANTGLLAWAIANDMAQRQGPVVILTPDGSNAIIRAALATVQTRQWQRNNGATFGPYPHSWDRHDNEEANALLADIALPETASYADLRALLTPLAGNAPIAQAISRMDRLRRAHGQASFTAAQVTEFVRESVRNRSRLGFRQQRGHLVMTIQRAKNREFPNVIVLWPHTATGSAEHLRRLLYNGITRAQNHCTVIVLGQNRMNAPPFAP
- a CDS encoding ATP-dependent nuclease — protein: MHIVRLKISGFRGVSSADITLGRHAVLVGPNNSGKTTIIEALALLFGRDRLVRRLTEHDFHGSTPDEQARIRCIATVTGFTPNDPQHHSSWFSPERGVEKWFDPNAKTLSAAPDAQHTDLAVQIGFAARFDLDELEAETIRFFVDDEATLGDPFAEDAHLRTIHTKILQELGFFLVPASRTWDKWISFSSELFRRVVATRGDMPAQAVRAERARLWTPPEGTRLEDQPGLSEIVGAANDELRALMASAPRLQLRLTSTDSDSVLESVVPHFAHGMGPTLPSQRQGTGLVSLQSLLLLMQFGKARAETGQSFVLAVEEPELHIQPSQQKRLVNRLNALCNQTIVTTHSPIVAAMFPAPDTLFIETRSGVLNAKPLMDPVPAQPTNHQQHLLFAWRQKLVGALMHDCVLIPEGVSDVAWLEALQTALELHQGWQDAGDGAPLLSTFVGVVPTIDAKIADTFALVSAVHARPCILVDGDNDGRGYFDAVKTSNPPPRAAVFWPQGWAMEHVVSWIAGADEAAMLVALGTALGTNFADAQALTAHLLTQKS